A section of the Phaseolus vulgaris cultivar G19833 chromosome 8, P. vulgaris v2.0, whole genome shotgun sequence genome encodes:
- the LOC137826908 gene encoding receptor-like protein 53: MGNMSQLNYLILRSNKFRGEIPSSLFNLHHLIHLDLSQNNFGGEIPSSLFNLHHLIHLDLSQNNFGGEIPSSLFNLHHLIHLDLSHNNFGGEIPNLFGKLRKLEVLDFSVNNLVGQLPPSLFGLTQLSYLSISENKLVGKIPDKTSGLSNLFDLDMSDNSLNGTIPPWCFSLSLLFSLKLSGNQLTGPIGEFSAFSLYYCDLSYNRLEGDIPKSMFLLQDLSELTLSSNNLSGLVDLNNFSNLQNLQYLDLSHNNFQSLDFSGDNVKSFPKSAAQLYHLDLSNNHFHGRIPEGFNRMADTVTFFYLSHNLLTSVGNLSLLWKNIGYLDLSFNMLEGDIPVLSSTVDFFSISNNKLTGDISSALCNASSIEILNLSHNNLAGKLPQCVGTFGKLLVLDLQRNHLCGIIPRSYLEIETLETMNLSGNQLEGPLPRPEVKWQQLRVLDLGENNIQDTFPSWLESLQELQVLVLRANRFNGTINRFQSKNNTFSKLTVFDISNNNFRGNLPIAFIKNFKGMMINVNNGLQYINASQLYNDSVKVTMKDSDMELERILTTFTIVDLANNRFEGAIPAIIGELKSLVGLNLSTNRITGFIPPNLGGLENLEWLDLSSNMLMGEIPTALTNLHFLSILNLSLNQLVGKIPTGKQFDTFQNDSYKENPGLCGLPLSKSCPKDEKQEKDSETFHHDEQFGFGWKPVAIGFAFGMVFGTLSGYIVFFVWKPQWSIYFVDGILNQRSRKKSHRTNANTRQHNEGR, translated from the coding sequence ATGGGCAACATGTCACAATTAAACTATCTCATCCTCCGTTCGAATAAATTCCGTGGTGAGATTCCATCATCTCTTTTCAACCTTCACCATCTTATTCACTTAGATCTTTCACAAAATAATTTTGGTGGTGAGATTCCATCATCTCTTTTCAACCTTCACCATCTTATTCACTTAGATCTTTCACAAAATAATTTTGGTGGTGAGATTCCATCATCTCTTTTCAACCTTCACCATCTTATTCACTTAGATCTTTCACATAATAATTTTGGTGGTGAGATCCCCaatttgtttggcaagcttaggaAATTAGAAGTTTTAGATTTTTCTGTAAACAACCTAGTGGGCCAATTGCCTCCATCGTTGTTTGGCCTGACTCAGCTTAGTTATTTAAGCATTTCAGAGAATAAATTAGTTGGAAAAATACCTGATAAAACCAGTGGACTTTCTAATTTATTTGATCTGGATATGTCCGATAACTCGTTGAACGGAACAATTCCGCCTTGGTGTTTTTCTTTGTCATTATTATTTTCCTTAAAGCTTAGTGGGAACCAGCTTACCGGGCCAATTGGTGAATTTTCTGCCTTTTCATTGTACTATTGTGACCTCTCTTATAACAGGCTAGAAGGTGATATCCCCAAGTCAATGTTTCTTCTCCAAGATCTCTCTGAATTGACACTATCCTCAAATAACTTGAGTGGCCTTGTAGATCTTAACAATTTTTCAAATCTTCAAAACCTACAATATCTGGATCTTTCTCACAACAATTTTCAATCTCTTGATTTTAGTGGTGACAATGTTAAAAGTTTCCCAAAATCCGCTGCCCAACTTTATCATTTAGATCTTTCCAATAACCATTTTCATGGAAGGATTCCAGAAGGATTTAATCGTATGGCGGATACtgtgacttttttttatctttctcatAACCTTCTAACATCGGTTGGGAATCTGTCACTCTTGTGGAAGAATATAGGTTACCTTGACCTAAGCTTCAATATGTTGGAAGGAGATATTCCTGTTCTCTCATCTACCGTTGATTTCTTTTCTATCTCAAACAACAAATTGACTGGAGACATCTCTTCAGCTCTTTGCAATGCAAGCTCCATCGAGATACTCAACTTGTCTCACAACAACTTGGCAGGCAAACTTCCACAATGCGTTGGAACCTTCGGTAAGCTTTTAGTTTTGGATTTGCAAAGGAACCATCTTTGTGGGATCATACCCAGAAGCTATCTTGAGATAGAAACATTGGAAACTATGAATCTTAGTGGCAATCAACTCGAGGGACCATTACCTAGGCCTGAGGTCAAATGGCAACAATTAAGAGTTCTGGACCTTGGAGAGAATAACATACAAGATACATTTCCAAGTTGGTTAGAGTCACTTCAAGAGCTGCAAGTCCTTGTTTTACGTGCTAATAGGTTCAATGGTACCATCAATCGTTTCCAATCCAAGAACAATACCTTTTCCAAGCTGACGGTTTTTGACATCTCCAACAATAATTTTCGAGGCAACTTGCCAATAGCtttcataaaaaatttcaaGGGAATGATGATCAATGTCAATAATGGCTTGCAGTATATAAATGCTTCTCAATTGTACAATGATTCGGTGAAGGTCACAATGAAAGACAGCGACATGGAGCTAGAGAGGATCTTAACTACTTTCACAATTGTTGATTTAGCAAATAACAGATTTGAAGGAGCAATTCCAGCAATCATTGGAGAGTTAAAGTCACTAGTAGGCCTTAACCTTTCTACCAACAGAATCACTGGTTTTATTCCACCAAACCTCGgtggtttggaaaatttggaaTGGTTAGACCTCTCCTCAAACATGCTCATGGGTGAGATTCCAACTGCATTGACCAATCTTCACTTTCTCTCTATCTTGAACCTTTCACTAAACCAGCTGGTAGGGAAGATACCAACAGGTAAACAATTCGACACATTCCAAAATGATTCCTACAAGGAAAATCCTGGGCTATGTGGTTTGCCTTTGTCAAAATCATGCCCCAAGGACGAAAAGCAGGAGAAAGATTCAGAAACCTTTCACCATGATGAACAATTTGGGTTTGGTTGGAAACCCGTAGCTATAGGATTTGCATTTGGAATGGTCTTTGGAACGTTGTCGGGATATATTgtcttctttgtttggaaaccaCAATGGTCAATCTATTTTGTTGATGGCATTCTTAATCAAAGATCGAGAAAGAAGAGTCACCGAACTAATGCAAATACAAGACAACACAATGAGGGTCGTTGA
- the LOC137825282 gene encoding receptor-like protein 9DC1 produces the protein MWSSKFLFVVLSCLVFHFPSDTSSLVQMPLCNHHDASALLSFKSLFTLTPPGPGWCAARTGVLCHPKTESWRNVTDCCMWEGVSCDTKSGHVIGLDLSCSCISGELHPNSTLFQLTHLQTLNLVLNDFYDSPMPSGFGHLLALTHLNLSLAWFTGVIPSKFCHLSKLVSLGLGTNNGLTIEQSTLEKLIVNATDLRELNFDYLDMSLIKPSSLSLLLNLSVSLVSLRLQNSSLRGKLDNAILCLPNLQYLHLSKNPDLEVELPKFNSSTPLRYLDLGDITK, from the exons ATGTGGAGTTCAAAGTTTCTGTTTGTGGTACTAAGTTGCTTGGTTTTTCACTTTCCTTCAGACACGTCTTCATTGGTGCAAATGCCATTATGCAATCATCATGATGCCTCCGCCTTGCTCAGCTTCAAAAGCCTCTTTACCCTTACTCCACCTGGCCCTGGTTGGTGTGCGGCTAGAACGGGAGTGTTGTGCCATCCAAAGACTGAATCGTGGAGGAATGTCACGGATTGCTGCATGTGGGAAGGGGTGAGTTGTGACACAAAATCAGGCCACGTCATTGGGTTAGACCTTAGCTGCAGTTGCATTAGTGGTGAACTTCATCCCAACAGCACTCTCTTCCAACTCACTCACCTTCAAACACTCAACCTAGTTCTCAACGACTTTTACGATTCTCCAATGCCTTCGGGATTTGGTCATCTTCTGGCTCTTACTCATCTAAACTTATCTCTCGCTTGGTTTACTGGAGTTATTCCTTCCAAATTCTGTCACCTCTCAAAATTAGTCTCGCTTGGTCTCGGTACCAATAATGGATTGACAATTGAACAATCAACCCTGGAAAAACTCATTGTAAATGCCACTGATTTAAGGGAGCTCAATTTTGACTACCTAGATATGTCTTTGATTAAACCGAGCTCTCTATCTTTGTTACTCAACCTTTCTGTCTCCTTGGTCTCTCTTAGGCttcaaaattcaagtttgcgaGGGAAATTAGACAATGCTATACTCTGTTTGCCTAATCTTCAATACCTTCATCTGTCTAAAAATCCTGATCTCGAAGTTGAACTTCCAAAGTTCAATTCGAGCACTCCTCTTAGATATTTGGACCTTGGtgatattacgaa GTGA